Within the Thermostichus lividus PCC 6715 genome, the region ATTGATCTGCCAGTAGCTTTGCGGTATCAAGAGCCTTCCCACCCCCAATCCCAATGATGAGATCACACCGGTGCTCCGTTGCCTCCTGCTGCAATGTGGTTAGGGTCGCTTCGCTGCATTCACCGTGAAAGGTTCCCACCTTTAACTCAAGGCGTTGGGCGATCGCCCCTAAGTCTGCCTCTATGGATTGGTAGCGCCGTGGAGAGGCTACCACCAAGGCACGCTGCCCTAGATGGGCAATGGCCTCTCCAGCTTTAGGGAGAATCGACCACCCTCGATAGACGTGGGTTGGCGCAACGCACAACAATGAAAGATCAGCCGCAGTCACAGGCACGATAAAACCTACATGCTCTAGATACCTTGGCACATAGACGTTATCGAACTAGTGCCATAGAGATCTATATTAGTTACTTTTCTGCTGACTTTCTGTTTGCACGTACAAGATAATGAGAAACACCGTTGGCACCAGTACAAACATCGCGGTTGCCACTAAGCCGAGATCGTTGACTTCCATAGTGTCCTGCTTTCTGTTGACTAAGGTTTAAGTAGGGTTACGCTACAGGCTAAGCTGGCCAGATCAGTGGTTATGGCGGCTCATGCACCCGAGCAGCCCATGAATCAAGCGCAGATAGACTGCAAGAGTTATCATACCCCATTGCGCTCTAGGCTTGAATGATTCCCTTAGAGCTAGGGATTTGCTGGTCACGTCGTGGGTCAATGGCGATCGCCATCCGTAGTGCCCGCGCAAAGGCTTTGAAGGTGGCCTCAATGATATGGTGAGAGTTCAAGCCGTCAAGCTGCCGCAGGTGCAGGGTCATGCGGCTGTGGTTCACCAGCGCCACAAAAAATTCCCGTACCAGTTGGGTATCGTAGGTGCCCACCCGTTGAGTTGGAATGGTCAGTCCGTAGCTGAGGTGGGGGCGACCGGAGCAGTCCAGTGCCACCTCCACTAAACTTTCATCAAGGGGAGCAACAAAATGGCCAAACCGCTGAATACCCCGGCGATCGCCCAAGGCTTGGTCTAAGGCCATCCCCAAAGTAATTCCCACATCTTCATTGGTGTGATGGTCGTCAATGTGAGTATCTCCGGTGGCCTGCACCCGTAAATCTAGTAAGCCATGGGAGCACAACTGATCCAGCATATGATCCAAGAAGGGAATTCCCGTCTGATTGTGGGCTATTCCCGTGCCGTCTAAGCACATCTCGACGTGAACACGGGTCTCCTTGGTTTGGCGATCGACAATCGCCTGCCGTGGCAGCACCTCACGACCTTGAGGGGTAGATACGTCAGAAACCATCATGGACAGGTTAGTTACTAGGCGTTGGCGTGGCCGGCGTTCCCGTGGCTGCCGGAACCGTGCCAGCGCGCGGAAACGGCACATCCACAAAGCCCAATTCTAGCAATTGCTGATACGCTTTTTGCCCCAGTTCGCGGGTGGGGTTTTGACTGCGAATAATTTCCACAAGCAGGGGCACCGCTAGCTCTGGTTGGTTATTTGCCCGATAGACAAGGGCAAGCTGAAATGTGGCTTGATCTCGCAATTGCGCAGTTTCCAGTGCCCGTCGTCGGCTACTGTCGGCGGCATTGCTATCAATCCCCAAAAAACTTGAACTCAGGGATTGGTAAAAATTGGACAGTTGGTTCATCACGGTACGCGCTTCCAACAGCTTCCGTGCCGCTAAGGGATAGTTACGGCCACTCACTGCCGCTGCCGCCTCATCCATGAGTCGTTTGCCCCCCTCGATGGTATAGACCGAGCCACCGGCGGGAGGGGTCGGAGCTACAATTTCAACGCTTGGCGACGCTGTTTGAGCCAGCACCGCTCGGGTCGGTACTCCCAGCAGTACAACCCCAAGCAGGAGGGATGATCTTGACCAGTTGGCAGAGGTGGTAACGGGCATGGTGCTGACCCTTTATAAGATGGAGGCAGTCAAGACGACAATTGACAACGGGTATCTTATCACCAAGCATGACAAAGAGTTTACATTTAAGGTTCCAATTCCCAAGATTTCTGAGGCAGTGGGTATGGTAAATCCCTCCCGCCAAGGTGCAGCGGCCAACGATGCCATCCGTGAACGCCGCCGTCAACTGCAAAGTAAGCGTCGCTGGCGGCAACTAGCTGGTTTATGGCGAACAATGGTGCTGTTGGGGTTGACTGGCGGGCTGGTGTGGGGGCTGACACTGCCCGACTGGATTATTCGTCGCCCCGATCAAGTGCAGATTCGCGGCAATGTGTTGCTCAAGACAACGGCCATTCAAGCCCAGCTAGCCCTAGATTATCCCCAATCCCTGCTGCGGCTACAGCCTCAACCCCTGATTCAAAGCCTAGAGGCAACCTTACCGCTACAGCGAGTCACCATTGCCCGCCAACTTTTTCCTCCCCAGCTCATCGTTGAGGTACAGGAACGCTTACCCGTGGCCGTCACCACCTGTCGCCAGTGCTTGGTGATCAGTGAAGGGGGGCAACCCCAAGGCCCTGCTAGTCGCTGGTTTATTGACGCGACAGGGGCGGTGGCTCCTAGTACCAGTTACCAAGCAACTGCCCTGAATCCGGCTCCCACACTGATGATTCAGGGGTACTTTGTGGCAGTGAGTACGCCATCTCGCCCCAATCTGCTGGCGGTCTCCCGCGATCGCCAACAACAATGGCAGCAGCTTTACCGCCTCCTGCAACGCCAATCCCTGCCGATTATTGCGATAGACTGGCGCAATGAGCAAAACTTAGTTGTGCAAACACCGTTGGCACCCGTGCATCTTGGCGCAGTGCAGTGGAACAGCCATGTCCTTGAGCAACAACTGATGGCTTTGGTAAATTTGCAGCAACTCCCTGACTATCTGGATCCGCGCCAAATTGTTTTTATAGATTTGGTGAATCCTCAAGAACCCCTTGTGCAAATGCGCAATCAGCCCACGCAGCAACCCTTGCCACGGCGGACCCCTTAGTGCGCCCAATAATTTGGAATACTGCTATGCCAACTGATTTAGTTTATCCATCCACGCTGTTGCTCACCAGTCTATTAGCCATTGGCTTTGTCTTTTTTGTGCGAGCCTCCACGAAGGAGCGCTTAGAAACAAAGGTGTGGGCGATCGCCCGTCCAGTCGCCGAGGTGGGCGACCTGCTGAAGCAGTATTTTCAACAGCGAGGGTATCGGCTGCACTCGGTGAGCAGCGATGGCCGACAGGTTACGTTTCAGGGAACCGTGGCCGCTAGTCGTTTTTTAGCGGCTCTCCTCTTTGGCTTGGCGGTCGCTGGAGCCACCTGTATTGCCCTAGCGCTGACGGTTTTATTTCCCAAAGGCGGGATTTTAGCCTTTGGCTTGGTGGGCTTGGCGCCTGTGGCACCGTGGTTTTACTGGCGCGGGGCGCAGCGGGTTGAAACGGTTCAATTAGTTTTAGAGCCGCAGCCTGAGCACACGCAAGTCACCATGAGCGGGCATCGCGATGAGTTAATTGCCTTTGCCAAGTATCTGGCCACGTTGGTCTGAGGACTGCTTGGTAAGGGAAGGGCGGGGAGTATGTCACAATACCTCTAGGTTGCTGCATGAGGAGACCTATGGATACCCGCGCCTTTAAGCGATCGCTACACAGTTCTGGAAATTATCACCGCAAAGGGTTTGGCCACGGGGAAGTAGTCAACGAACAACTTCAAGGAGAGTACCAAAGTTCTCTCATTCAGCAAATTCGTGATAATGGCTACCGCTGGCAGCACGGCGATGTCACTATTCGTTTGGCGGAAGCCTTTGGCTTTTGCTGGGGGGTGGAGCGCGCCGTTGCCCTTGCCTACGAAACCCGCACTCACTTTCCCACAGAGCGGATTTGGATTACCAACGAAATTATTCACAATCCGTCGGTGAATGAGCGGCTGCGGCAGATGCAGGTGGAGTTTATTCCCGTCCTTAACGGCGTGAAGGATTTTAGCAATGTTGCGCAGGGGGATGTTGTGATTCTGCCTGCCTTTGGGGCAAGTGTGCAGGAGATGCAGTTACTCAATGAGCGCGGCTGCACCATTGTGGATACGACGTGTCCGTGGGTGTCAAAAGTGTGGCACAGCGTTGAGAAGCACAAAAAAGTGAGTTTCACCTCAATTATTCACGGTAAATATAATCACGAAGAAACGATTGCCACGAGTTCCTTTGCGGGGACGTACTTGATTGTGCTGAACCTTGAGGAAGCCCGCTACGTTTGCGATTACATTCTCCATGGGGGCGATCGCGATGCCTTTATGGCAAAGTTTGCCAAGGCAGCATCAGCGGACTTTGACCCAGATCGAGACTTGGTGCGGGTGGGGATTGCCAACCAAACAACAATGCTCAAGGGTGAAACAGAGCAGATTGGTAAGTTATTTGAGCGGACGATGATGCAAAAGTATGGCCCCGACCAACTGAACAATCACTTCCAAAGCTTTAATACCATTTGCGATGCCACCCAAGAGCGGCAGGATGCCATGCTGTCCTTGGTTGAGGAACCCTTGATTTGATGGTGGTGATTGGGGGCTATAACTCTTCCAATACAACCCACCTCCAAGAAATTGCTATTGAGCACGGCATTCCCTCGTACCATATTGACGCTGCCGATCGCATCGGGCCTGGCAATCGGATTGAGCATAAACCGCTCAATCAGGAGTTAACCGTAGCCGAAAACTGGCTTCCCGATCGCCCAGTGACTATTGGGGTGACTTCGGGAGCCTCAACCCCTGACAAGGTGGTGGAAGACGTTCTCCAGAAAATTTTTGCCCTCAAGGCACCCTGCCTCCTCTAGCGGGACTTAGACTTAAAGGTTACCACGGCGCACAGCCAAGAGGAACACCACCATAGGGCCAGCAAGACCAATCATGCTAATCATCGTCAGTTGGGCAATGACTTCAAAGTTAATGTTGGCGACAAAATCAATAATTCCGTTGAAGATTCCCATAGGTTCTCCCGAGCAATCAGCGGTAGGTCATTGTGGTTCTATTTTACGGCAGGTTGGAGCACTCTAAGCATGGCAACATGGCAATGTATGCAAGGCTGTGGGGCGTGTTGCTATCTCGACTTGAGCGATCGCCCAGAGGTGGCCACCATCCTTGATGAGGCTGAGTTTGCCCTGTACCAATCCCTGATTGGTGAGGATGGCTGGTGTATTCACTTTGAGCCAATCACCCGCCGCTGCCAAATTTATGCTGAGCGTCCGCGGTTTTGTCGCGTTACCCCTGAGGTGTTTGCCGATCTGTACGGTATTACGGCTGAGGAACTAGACGAGTTTGCAATCGCCTGCTGTCGTGAACACATTAGCGATCGCTACGGTGAGCGCAGCTTGGAGCTACTTCGCTACGAGTATGCCCTGACACAGTCTCTAGCGGATAGCTAGGGGAGAAGATAGCGGTTGCCGGGTTCCTGCTGCACCACCCCGAGAAGTTCTAGGGTCAGCAGTTCAGCCGCCACAGTGCCGGTATCGAGGGGTACTGCCTGCACAATGTCATCAAAGGCAATGCTGCCAGTGTGCCCTTGGACGCTGAGGTGACTCAGGGTTTGCAAAATTTGCTGCTGTTGAGGCGTCAGCTGTGGCACGGCTGGGGGAGAGGGTAGCTGAAGGGGAGGCGTTTGCCCCAGTTGTTGCAGCAGTGCTTCTTCCCCCAAAATAATGTGTGCTCCCTGATTCACTAAGCTAAGTCCCCCCTTGGAGCGATGGTTATCGAGGTGACCCGGCAGAACATAGACATCGCGGCCATACTCGGCAGCATAGCGTGCCGTAATCAGGGCACCGGATTTGAAGGGGGCTTCAACAATAATGACCGCGCGGCACAGACCAGCAATAATGCGATTGCGGCGCGGAAACTGAGCGCGATCCGGACTAGTACCACGGGGATACTCACTCAAGAGCGCACCGCGCTGTACCAGTTGCCAATACAGAGCTTGGTTTTCAGGTGGGTAAATCATATCCACCCCAGTGGCTAAAACGGCGATGGTGCTGCCACCACTCTCAAGGCAGCCCCAATGGGCTTCAGCATCAATGCCAGCGGCCATCCCCGAGACCACGACAAAGCCAGCTTGGCCTAGGCAGTATCCCAGCTTGCGTGCCCAGCGGCGACCGTATTCCGATGGATCTCGGGTGCCCACAATGGCGATCGCCCCCTGTGCCGACGTGAAGACACTCGCACCTAAGGTGCCACCGTAGTACAACAGGGGGGGTGGATCCGGAATTTCCGTGAGGAGGTGGGGATACCCTGTGTCACCATAGACCCAATGCTGCGGGTTTTGCCGAGCATGCTCCGCATAGGCGCGTTCAGGAGTATCGCTAGATCGCTGCTGCTCAATCACCGCCAAGAGTTTTGTGCCAATCCCCTCTACGGCTCCTAGGTCACGCAGCGGCGCCTCCCATGCCGCTTTCAGCGTGCCAAAGTGTTGCCGTAGGCGTTGCAACAGTACCGGCCCAATGCCGGGAACCTGTGCCCAGCTATACCAGTAGGCCGCATCGGTGGGAACAGCCACTGGCGATCGCTAGTAAGCTTCCTGAAGTTCGTAAAAGTCAGGGGTGATGTAATCCTTGCGCAAAGGCCAGCCCACCCAATCTTCAGGCATGAGTAACCGTTTCAGGTGGGGGTGCCCCTCATAGACAATGCCAAACATATCGTAGGATTCCCGCTCTTGCCAGTCCGCTGTTTTCCAAATCCAATACACTGAAGGAACCCGAGCATCATCCCGCGGCACAAATACCTTGAGGCGAACTTCTGGGGGGCGATCGGCCGCATCGCTCAGCTTAATGAGATGGTAGGTGCTCACTAACTCTTGCCCCGGACCAGCATCGTAGGCCGCTTGGCACTGTAAATAGTTAAAGCCATCGGCGTAAAGTGCTTGACAAACGGCTAACAGACAATCGCGCTCCACCTTCAGCAGCTCTACTCTAGAGGCATCAAGCCCTAAGTATTCTACGGTCAGGTTTTGAGACTGCAACCAGCGGCTAATCGGGCCTGCCTCAACAATAGGGGCATCGCTATGGGGGTATCAGTCATGGGTTGGCTCCAACACTATTGCAGAACGGCGAGAGAGAGATACATACAAAGTCAGAGAGTTGCAGGATAGCTACGACCATTCCAGCGCGCGCTTACGCCATGCATAGACCAAGGCAACCACAAGCACGGCAATGAATATCAAGGCTTCGATAAAGGCCAGCACCCCTAACTGGTGGAAGGCCACTGCCCAAGGGTACAAAAACACCGTTTCCACGTCAAAAATAACGAACACCAGCGCGAACATGTAGTAGCGAACATTGAATTGAATCCATGCGCCACCAATGGGTTCCATCCCCGATTCGTAGGTGGTGAGGCGGATCATCCGGCCTGACTTGGGTCGGACAGCGGCGGAGGCCGCAAGGGCAAGAACCGGTACTAACCCACAAATGAGCAAAAAGCCAAGGAAATACTCGTAGCCCGTGAGAACAAACACAGTTGCAGCGCACCTTTCTATGTTGGAATCGCTACCATTTTGACACACTCCCCCAGCAATCGCTAGGCTAGGGATCAATAGAAAAAACTAAATCCACTAATAGCAAATTATTAGCAATGTCAGAGGCTACTGTTTTATGCTTCGGTGAGGTTCTCTTTGACTGCATCGAAGGAGATGATGGGGCAAAGGAATGTTTTCTGGGGGGCGCACCCGCGAATGTGGCCTGTGGCTTGGTCAAACTGGGGGTACCTACGGCATTTTTGGGGGCGGTTGGCAAGGATGCCTTAGGGGAGCAAGCGCGATCGCAATTGGCCGCTATAGGGGTGGATGTTAGTAGCATGGAGACCATCCCCAGTGTGCCGACTCGACAGGTGCGGGTCAAATTGAGTGCCACGGGCGATCGCCAGTTTGTGGGCTTTGCCCCCACCAATACCTTAGCCTTTGCAGATACCCAATTTCTAGGGAGCACCATTTCCCCTAGGCAGGTCGCAGCGGCGCAGTTTCTGGTCACAGGAACCCTTGCCTTAGCCGCTGAGCCAACGGCAACCACTCTCCGGAACCTCGTGCAGCAGATGCACAGCCAAGGTAAAGCAATTTTAATCGATGCCAATTGGCGACCTATTTTTTGGCCGGATACCGAGGCAGCGGTGGCGCAAATTCGCCCCTTTTTGGAAGCCGCCAATTTTCTCAAGCTGGCGAAGGAAGAGGCAGAACTATTTTTCTCTAGTAGTGATCCCCAAGTGGTTTATGGGCGCTTATGGGGGGATGTGGGCGATCGCGCCGTTGTCATTACCGATGGCGGTGCCCCCATTCGCTACTGTTGGCATGGCCACCTTGACACGATTGACCCCCCATCAATGGCAGTTGTGGATACGACGGGGGCAGGGGATGGGTTTGTGGCGGGGTGGCTCTATCAATTGCTCACAGGCACACCGGAAGACTATCGCCAACCAGACTGGCAGCACAACTGTTTACAGTTTGCAGTTGTTGTCGGTGCCTTAGTGACGACCCAAAAAGGGGCGATCGCCGCCCAGCCTACCCTTGAAGAGGTTACAGCATGGCTTCGGGATCATCCTCAAAGAAAAATAAAGATGTCGTAATTGGGGGTACTGCCGTCTGCAATGAGGAGGGAAGGGAGTCTGCCCTAGTGGGAGCGACTGCTAAGGAGCACGCACGCCAAAACCCCCGCACAGGCACATTTAATTTTTCACACGTTCCCCCACGCCGCCCTTCGGAATGATAGAAGGAGCAAAAACGACAGGTAGGGGGGGAATCACTGGGGTATCCATCGCGGGGATCAACTCCGAAGCAATAAACCTCTACCTCCATCCTACGAAATTGCCACAGGTCGATTTTTATCTGATCACAGGTTCAAACCCATCGCCATAGGCTATTTCAGCGATCCCCATTTTTAAAAAGAGCTTTTAGAATCTTTTCATACTTACGCAATGTTTCGCAACATTATAGCAATAATTTTTATCAAAACAATAAAAAAGGTTATGCTCCCTTGAGCATAACCCTGACCTTATCTTTTATCTTGCTAACGAGAGGATGCCTTAGCGAACGGGTGCGGAGGTTGGTGCCTTCACTGGCAGTAAGAACAGCTTCACCATTTGCACCACGTTAGAGAGATAGAGGGGGAGCTTTTTCAGGAACCCACCGCCCGCACGGGCGATCTCGCTGAGCTTCGCATTGTTCTCAACACATTTCTCAAGGCGAGGGTAGAATTCGGGATGATCGACATCCAAAATAATGGGGAAGACTCGCCCAGCAGTCTCATTGGTTTTAGCAATCACCTCGCGATCATACTCCCGGGCATCGAGGCCAATGGCTGCATAGAACTTCGCACGCTGCAGATCGTTGAGGTACATTGTGGCAAAGACCGATAGGAGGAAGAAGCGGCACCAGAGGGTGGGTGGCAGCCAGCAGATCATGAAATAGCGTGCCCATTTCTTGCCTGACAACGAGAGCGGCATTTCTTTAAGTTTTTGCCAGAAGGAACGGGGGCGATCCAGCATCTGTGGCTGGGCACGCATAATGGCATCAAAGAAGTCTCCATGGCGGTTTTCATCTTGGCACCAATTTTCAAAGAAGCGGAAAATTGGGTAGATGCGATGCTCAGGGTGCTTCTCGAGATGGCGATAGATGGTGATATAGCGCCAGTAGCCAATTTTTTCAGAGAGGTACGTGGCGTAGAAAATGAATTCTGGCTCAAAGTAGGTATAGCTGCGACTTTGGGTGAGGAACCCCAAATCAAGGGATAAGTTAAAGTCCGACATGGCTTTATTGAGGAAGCCCGCATGGCGCGCTTCATCCCGAGACATTAGCGCAAAGCATTCTGCCAGTACTGGGTTGCGATCTTTAAGCTTGCGGCTCAGTTCTTTGTAC harbors:
- a CDS encoding cell division protein FtsQ/DivIB; its protein translation is MVNPSRQGAAANDAIRERRRQLQSKRRWRQLAGLWRTMVLLGLTGGLVWGLTLPDWIIRRPDQVQIRGNVLLKTTAIQAQLALDYPQSLLRLQPQPLIQSLEATLPLQRVTIARQLFPPQLIVEVQERLPVAVTTCRQCLVISEGGQPQGPASRWFIDATGAVAPSTSYQATALNPAPTLMIQGYFVAVSTPSRPNLLAVSRDRQQQWQQLYRLLQRQSLPIIAIDWRNEQNLVVQTPLAPVHLGAVQWNSHVLEQQLMALVNLQQLPDYLDPRQIVFIDLVNPQEPLVQMRNQPTQQPLPRRTP
- a CDS encoding carbohydrate kinase family protein; translated protein: MSEATVLCFGEVLFDCIEGDDGAKECFLGGAPANVACGLVKLGVPTAFLGAVGKDALGEQARSQLAAIGVDVSSMETIPSVPTRQVRVKLSATGDRQFVGFAPTNTLAFADTQFLGSTISPRQVAAAQFLVTGTLALAAEPTATTLRNLVQQMHSQGKAILIDANWRPIFWPDTEAAVAQIRPFLEAANFLKLAKEEAELFFSSSDPQVVYGRLWGDVGDRAVVITDGGAPIRYCWHGHLDTIDPPSMAVVDTTGAGDGFVAGWLYQLLTGTPEDYRQPDWQHNCLQFAVVVGALVTTQKGAIAAQPTLEEVTAWLRDHPQRKIKMS
- the psbM gene encoding photosystem II reaction center protein PsbM, with the protein product MEVNDLGLVATAMFVLVPTVFLIILYVQTESQQKSN
- the psb30 gene encoding photosystem II reaction center protein Ycf12/Psb30; amino-acid sequence: MGIFNGIIDFVANINFEVIAQLTMISMIGLAGPMVVFLLAVRRGNL
- the ndhC gene encoding photosynthetic/respiratory NAD(P)H-quinone oxidoreductase subunit C, with translation MFVLTGYEYFLGFLLICGLVPVLALAASAAVRPKSGRMIRLTTYESGMEPIGGAWIQFNVRYYMFALVFVIFDVETVFLYPWAVAFHQLGVLAFIEALIFIAVLVVALVYAWRKRALEWS
- a CDS encoding cofactor assembly of complex C subunit B, which translates into the protein MPTDLVYPSTLLLTSLLAIGFVFFVRASTKERLETKVWAIARPVAEVGDLLKQYFQQRGYRLHSVSSDGRQVTFQGTVAASRFLAALLFGLAVAGATCIALALTVLFPKGGILAFGLVGLAPVAPWFYWRGAQRVETVQLVLEPQPEHTQVTMSGHRDELIAFAKYLATLV
- a CDS encoding YkgJ family cysteine cluster protein, which encodes MATWQCMQGCGACCYLDLSDRPEVATILDEAEFALYQSLIGEDGWCIHFEPITRRCQIYAERPRFCRVTPEVFADLYGITAEELDEFAIACCREHISDRYGERSLELLRYEYALTQSLADS
- the dprA gene encoding DNA-processing protein DprA gives rise to the protein MAVPTDAAYWYSWAQVPGIGPVLLQRLRQHFGTLKAAWEAPLRDLGAVEGIGTKLLAVIEQQRSSDTPERAYAEHARQNPQHWVYGDTGYPHLLTEIPDPPPLLYYGGTLGASVFTSAQGAIAIVGTRDPSEYGRRWARKLGYCLGQAGFVVVSGMAAGIDAEAHWGCLESGGSTIAVLATGVDMIYPPENQALYWQLVQRGALLSEYPRGTSPDRAQFPRRNRIIAGLCRAVIIVEAPFKSGALITARYAAEYGRDVYVLPGHLDNHRSKGGLSLVNQGAHIILGEEALLQQLGQTPPLQLPSPPAVPQLTPQQQQILQTLSHLSVQGHTGSIAFDDIVQAVPLDTGTVAAELLTLELLGVVQQEPGNRYLLP
- the hisB gene encoding imidazoleglycerol-phosphate dehydratase HisB yields the protein MMVSDVSTPQGREVLPRQAIVDRQTKETRVHVEMCLDGTGIAHNQTGIPFLDHMLDQLCSHGLLDLRVQATGDTHIDDHHTNEDVGITLGMALDQALGDRRGIQRFGHFVAPLDESLVEVALDCSGRPHLSYGLTIPTQRVGTYDTQLVREFFVALVNHSRMTLHLRQLDGLNSHHIIEATFKAFARALRMAIAIDPRRDQQIPSSKGIIQA
- a CDS encoding NAD(P)H-quinone oxidoreductase subunit J encodes the protein MVEAGPISRWLQSQNLTVEYLGLDASRVELLKVERDCLLAVCQALYADGFNYLQCQAAYDAGPGQELVSTYHLIKLSDAADRPPEVRLKVFVPRDDARVPSVYWIWKTADWQERESYDMFGIVYEGHPHLKRLLMPEDWVGWPLRKDYITPDFYELQEAY